A single window of Chloroflexota bacterium DNA harbors:
- a CDS encoding methyltransferase domain-containing protein translates to MSIWASGAPYDRYVGRWSRPVARTFVEWLGQADGGAWLDVGCGTGALSATILREAAPAEVVGIDASQGFVEYVRTQVQDRRASFEVADAQALPFDAGRFDCAVSGLVLNFIPQPERALAEMARTVRSDGTVALYLWDYAEGMQMMRHFWDAAAALDPNAVPLDEGRRFPICQPEPLAQLFRDAGLAQVEVRAIDEPTVFRDFEDYWSPFLGAQGPAPSYVTSLTETARAALRERLRATLPTAADGAIRLTTRAWAARGLRT, encoded by the coding sequence ATGAGCATCTGGGCAAGCGGCGCTCCCTATGACAGGTACGTCGGGCGCTGGAGTCGGCCCGTCGCGCGGACATTCGTCGAGTGGCTCGGGCAGGCAGACGGCGGGGCGTGGCTCGACGTTGGCTGCGGGACCGGGGCGCTCAGCGCCACGATTCTGCGCGAGGCAGCGCCGGCCGAGGTCGTCGGCATCGACGCCTCGCAGGGGTTCGTGGAGTACGTCCGTACCCAGGTGCAAGACCGCCGCGCGAGCTTCGAGGTGGCCGATGCCCAGGCGCTCCCCTTCGACGCCGGCCGGTTTGACTGTGCGGTGAGCGGCCTCGTCCTCAACTTCATCCCGCAGCCCGAGCGGGCCCTGGCCGAGATGGCCCGTACGGTCCGCTCCGACGGGACCGTGGCGCTCTACCTCTGGGACTACGCCGAGGGCATGCAGATGATGCGCCACTTCTGGGACGCCGCGGCGGCGCTCGATCCCAACGCCGTCCCGCTGGACGAAGGCCGACGCTTCCCGATCTGCCAGCCCGAGCCGCTCGCGCAGCTCTTCCGCGACGCTGGTCTGGCCCAGGTCGAGGTGCGCGCCATCGACGAGCCGACCGTCTTCCGCGACTTCGAGGACTACTGGTCGCCGTTCCTCGGCGCGCAGGGGCCGGCCCCGAGCTACGTGACATCGCTGACGGAGACGGCGCGGGCAGCGCTCCGCGAGCGACTCCGCGCCACTCTCCCAACTGCCGCCGACGGGGCGATTCGGCTCACCACCCGCGCCTGGGCCGCGCGCGGCCTTCGCACGTAG
- a CDS encoding dihydrodipicolinate synthase family protein, whose translation MRPSGPSTAPDPTQSVRSVQARVQPRQIDGISALLLPYRADGQPDWQAYADNLERTASAGLRPAVNMDTGYVHLLTDDERTQVLKIAAQTLGGRPFVAGAFLEDKIGEDRALPGQSADDLIALYCREGEQIRERGGTPILFQSTALTSLPDGEIARVYRAVSERVGPILGFELGSMFAPFGTIYSLGLFEELLQIPGLLGIKHSSLDRAQEWQRLALRDRLRPDFKVYTGNDLAIDMVIYGSDYLLGLSSFAPEAFALRDRLWAAGDARFFMLNDVLQYLGAFAFRAPVPAYKHSAAQFLYLRGRIPDPATHPRSPGRPATDLAILQEISRRLDAVVDAIQTR comes from the coding sequence ATGCGGCCCAGCGGACCTTCCACTGCCCCTGACCCGACACAGAGCGTCCGGTCTGTCCAGGCGCGGGTGCAGCCGCGCCAGATCGACGGCATCTCGGCGCTGCTGCTCCCCTACCGCGCGGATGGCCAACCAGACTGGCAGGCCTACGCCGACAACCTGGAGCGCACGGCCAGCGCGGGCCTGCGGCCAGCCGTCAACATGGACACCGGCTACGTCCACCTCCTGACCGACGACGAGCGCACCCAGGTGCTGAAGATCGCGGCGCAGACGCTCGGCGGGCGGCCCTTCGTGGCGGGCGCGTTTCTTGAGGACAAGATTGGCGAGGACAGGGCGCTGCCCGGTCAGTCCGCCGACGACTTGATCGCGCTGTACTGTCGCGAGGGCGAGCAGATCCGCGAGCGCGGCGGCACGCCAATCCTCTTCCAGAGCACCGCCCTGACCAGCCTGCCAGACGGGGAGATCGCGCGGGTCTACCGCGCCGTCTCCGAGCGGGTCGGCCCGATCCTCGGCTTCGAGCTTGGCTCGATGTTCGCGCCGTTCGGGACCATCTACTCGCTGGGGCTGTTCGAGGAGCTGCTTCAGATTCCCGGCCTGCTCGGCATCAAGCACTCCTCGCTGGACCGCGCCCAGGAGTGGCAGCGGCTGGCGCTGCGCGACCGTCTCCGCCCCGACTTCAAGGTCTACACCGGCAACGACCTCGCCATCGACATGGTCATCTACGGCAGCGACTACCTCCTGGGCCTCTCGTCGTTCGCGCCCGAGGCGTTCGCGCTACGGGATCGGCTGTGGGCGGCCGGCGACGCTCGTTTCTTCATGCTGAACGACGTCCTCCAGTACCTGGGGGCGTTCGCGTTCCGTGCGCCGGTGCCGGCCTACAAGCACAGCGCCGCCCAGTTCCTCTACCTGCGTGGCCGGATCCCCGATCCTGCCACGCACCCGCGCTCGCCGGGCCGCCCCGCCACAGACCTCGCGATCCTTCAGGAGATCTCTCGCCGCCTCGACGCCGTCGTCGACGCGATCCAGACCCGATGA
- a CDS encoding SDR family oxidoreductase, with translation MADRLAGKVALITGGAGGIGAATAELFVREGASATIVDPVAEAVGRASTNIDPTGEQVLGIVADVGQEADAEQAVLATVQQFGRLDILVTAAGVRLYGPVTEATAESWHWILGANLLGAAFAAKFAIPEMAANGGGVIVNVSSTNAINGRAGMAQYDATKAALLALTRSMACDHASQGIRVNAVCPGFTITPFHIRRKAEALGVSYDEAQAILREEPAANLLGRGADPMEIARCILFLASDESGIVTGETLMASGGSGMVGTISFSSGT, from the coding sequence ATGGCAGACAGGCTCGCCGGCAAGGTTGCGCTGATCACGGGTGGGGCTGGCGGCATCGGCGCCGCCACCGCCGAGCTCTTCGTCCGCGAGGGCGCATCGGCGACGATCGTGGACCCGGTGGCTGAGGCCGTGGGCCGGGCGTCCACCAACATCGACCCCACCGGCGAGCAGGTGCTGGGCATCGTGGCGGACGTGGGGCAGGAGGCCGACGCCGAGCAGGCGGTCCTGGCAACGGTCCAGCAGTTCGGCCGGCTCGACATCCTGGTGACGGCGGCTGGCGTCCGACTGTACGGCCCGGTCACCGAGGCGACCGCCGAGTCATGGCACTGGATCCTCGGGGCGAACCTGCTGGGTGCGGCGTTCGCGGCCAAGTTCGCGATCCCGGAGATGGCTGCAAACGGCGGCGGCGTGATCGTCAACGTGTCGTCCACCAATGCCATCAACGGGCGGGCCGGCATGGCTCAGTACGACGCGACCAAGGCCGCGCTGCTGGCGCTGACTCGCTCGATGGCCTGCGACCACGCGTCTCAGGGGATCAGGGTCAACGCCGTCTGCCCCGGCTTCACGATCACGCCGTTCCACATCCGTCGCAAGGCCGAGGCGCTGGGCGTCTCCTATGACGAGGCCCAGGCGATCCTGCGCGAGGAGCCGGCCGCGAACCTGCTCGGGCGGGGCGCTGACCCGATGGAGATCGCGCGGTGCATCCTGTTCCTGGCCAGCGACGAGTCAGGCATCGTGACCGGCGAGACGCTGATGGCGAGCGGCGGCAGCGGGATGGTGGGCACGATCTCGTTCTCGTCGGGAACGTAG